A genomic window from Lotus japonicus ecotype B-129 chromosome 1, LjGifu_v1.2 includes:
- the LOC130730039 gene encoding psbP domain-containing protein 6, chloroplastic: MSTSPFTSFLTLSTQSPSKLSPVRTFRASASSDSVPATRSYQLIPPRREFLKGIALGALPLVLLRETPPPAEARDVEVGSFLPPSPADPSFVLFKASPKDTPALRAGNVQPYQFILPPTWKQTRIANILSGNYCQPKCAEPWVEVKFEDEKQGKVQVVASPLIRLTNKPNATIEDIGSPDKVIASLGPFVTGSTYDPDELIETSVEKLGDQTYYKYALETPYALTGSHNLAKATAKGNTVVLFVASANDKQWQTSQKTLKAMLDSFVV; this comes from the exons ATGTCTACCTCTCCATTCACCTCCTTTCTCACACTCTCAACCCAGTCaccttcaaagctctcacctgTTCGCACATTCAGAGCCTCAGCTTCTTCTGACTCAGTTCCTGCAACAAGAAGCTACCAACTCATACCACCCAGAAGAGAATTCTTGAAGGGTATTGCGTTGGGGGCACTTCCACTTGTTCTCCTCAGAGAAACACCACCACCTGCAGAAGCTAGAGACGTTGAAGTTGGCTCCTTCCTCCCACCTTCACCAGCAGACCCATCTTTCGTTCTCTTCAAGGCTTCTCCTAAGGACACCCCTGCCCTTCGAGCAG GAAATGTGCAGCCATACCAGTTTATTCTCCCCCCAACTTGGAAACAGACACGAATAGCAAACATATTATCTGGAAATTACTGTCAGCCAAAATGTGCTGAGCCTTGGGTGGAGGTTAAATTTGAAGATGAAAAACAAGGAAAAGTCCAGGTTGTGGCTTCACCTTTGATACGCCTAACCAACAAACCAAATGCAACAATTGAGGACATTGGGAGCCCAGACAAAGTGATTGCATCTCTTGGGCCATTTGTCACCGGAAGCACGTATGATCCGGATGAGCTTATTGAGACTTCAGTTGaaaagcttggtgatcagacg TACTACAAATATGCGCTTGAAACTCCATATGCTCTTACGGGTTCACATAATCTAGCAAAAGCAACAGCAAAGGGAAACACTGTTGTTTTGTTTGTGGCTAGTGCCAATGACAAGCAGTGGCAAACTTCTCAGAAGACTCTAAAGGCCATGCTTGATTCCTTTGTGGTGTAG